A genomic region of Serratia fonticola contains the following coding sequences:
- a CDS encoding CpaF family protein: MNFHEYEKVRTLLVERIDVEAGSYSSKEEAYAIIEHHLSHLLDKENIIVTRRNIEKLTKTYFDDIFGLGPLQDLLNDPTVNDIMVNGTSSLYVERAGRLTQVELPFSTNDQIMRIAQRIVAPIGRRVDESSPMVDARLADGSRVNIIIPPVALDGCTISIRKFKEDKLDLVELVRFGSMTPEMAHYLSLMVRAKANIIISGGTGSGKTTLLNAISNEIEDGDRIVTIEDAAELQIQKAHVVRLESRPKGLDGGGQVSIRDLVINSLRMRPDRIIIGECRGEEAFEMLQAMNTGHEGSFSTIHANTPKDALVRLESMLSMANPNIPTHTLKGQISQAVDIIVQCARLSSGERKITNICEIGGIEGNVIQSQDVFVLNSSKTAEGIMDYAHQKVISYSLLDRKAAFCGLQRELKELLND, from the coding sequence ATGAATTTCCATGAATATGAGAAAGTGAGGACCTTACTGGTAGAGCGCATTGACGTAGAGGCTGGGAGCTATAGCTCGAAGGAAGAGGCCTATGCGATCATTGAGCATCATTTAAGCCATCTCCTTGATAAAGAGAATATTATTGTTACACGCCGTAATATTGAAAAGCTGACGAAGACCTATTTTGATGACATTTTCGGCTTAGGGCCGCTTCAGGATCTGCTTAACGATCCAACTGTCAACGACATAATGGTGAATGGAACCTCATCATTGTACGTGGAACGTGCTGGCAGGCTGACACAGGTTGAACTTCCATTTAGTACTAATGACCAGATAATGCGCATTGCACAACGTATTGTTGCACCTATTGGGCGTCGAGTTGATGAAAGCTCCCCTATGGTTGATGCCCGTTTGGCCGATGGTAGCCGTGTTAACATCATCATTCCTCCCGTCGCGCTGGACGGTTGTACCATTTCGATTCGTAAGTTTAAGGAAGATAAACTTGATCTCGTCGAGCTGGTCAGATTCGGTTCTATGACGCCGGAAATGGCCCATTATCTCAGCCTGATGGTGCGTGCTAAAGCCAATATTATTATCTCGGGAGGGACAGGTTCAGGTAAGACGACGCTCCTGAATGCCATATCGAATGAAATAGAAGACGGTGACCGTATCGTAACGATCGAAGATGCTGCCGAATTACAGATTCAGAAGGCGCATGTCGTACGCCTTGAATCTCGCCCTAAAGGCTTGGATGGTGGAGGGCAGGTTTCTATTCGTGATTTGGTGATCAACTCATTACGTATGCGTCCTGACCGCATTATTATCGGTGAGTGTCGTGGCGAAGAAGCATTCGAGATGCTGCAGGCGATGAACACGGGCCATGAGGGATCATTTTCTACTATTCATGCCAATACACCCAAAGATGCCCTTGTACGACTGGAAAGTATGTTGTCGATGGCAAACCCCAATATTCCAACCCATACGTTGAAAGGGCAAATTTCGCAGGCGGTAGATATCATCGTACAGTGTGCTCGCCTGTCGAGTGGTGAGCGCAAAATTACCAATATCTGTGAAATTGGTGGTATTGAAGGTAACGTTATCCAAAGCCAGGATGTTTTTGTTTTGAACAGTAGCAAAACAGCCGAAGGGATAATGGATTACGCCCATCAGAAAGTTATTTCTTATTCCCTGCTCGATCGCAAGGCGGCTTTCTGTGGTCTTCAGCGTGAGCTGAAGGAACTGTTGAATGATTAA